ATGGAAATGTGAAAAACCTTTTAAACTGAAAGAGGAACCaagttacaaaaaaataatgtagttattatttattaaaccaGCAAGGAAAACATCAACTTCGGATGTCTTGCTACACCTTGAAGTTCTGGAAATCAATAACCCCAGTTATCATTCCTAATCTCATCATCAAATTTCTGCTTCAGTTCAGGATGCTTGGCAAAGTACTCATCCGCAGTCATGGTACTAAGTTTTTTCTGTAAAAATAAACAAGGGTATGagtgatttttcaattttataaaactgAAAAAACCCTGTTGTGATTTCGATTACCTTTAACTCTTGTACATCAGCAATTTCCTTTTCCAAACGCTCAGACTCCTTCAGAGATTTCTCTTCTGCTTCTTTAAGCTCGATCAACTTCAACCAGAAAACATACATATATTCAGCACTTAATTAAGTGTAATTTGATTGAGAGAATTTGGACAAAATAAGGATTAAATATAGacaaaagttcttaccagtgcCTCAAATTTGGGCTTATATTGAGGAGTTACTGTGTCAACAAACTTGGGGATCTCAATGCCTGCAAAAGAAACACAACACAACTTCAAAAGTTGATTTAATaggatgtaaaatttgaatggTTTAGGGTGAGTATCAAGTCTCAGAAATCTCACTGTTATATGTTCTACACACACAAATACATAGTGATTTCAAGCATAgatttaaataataaacaatCAACTTCCAAACAGGAATTCAAATGTATGATTAATTCTACATTAACCAGTGATAATAGGAAACCAAAGCATTAGGTTGAGCAGTACTTTGGATTTGCATTGCAGAAAATGAAATATATCAGTGAGCTCACAAGAAATAACATACAATTTCCAAATTCTAATCTCAAGTGAATAAGTCAGAGAGATACAGGTATATTTTGAATCAAAAAGGAGATAGGAAGATGTTGTCATGGTCATGACCAGTTTCTTTTCGTAAGTATGATTGAATAAgttaataacaacaaaacagTACCAAAATCCCAACAGTAAATTTTGCACTTCATATATTCTATGTAAAATTCAAACGTTTTTTAACATGGCAAACACAATGAAAGAATGTCAAGTtatgaaatatgaattttgtgGGAGGCCTTGAGACTATCTAGCTTCATTTTCCCACATTTTATAATATTCCCTATCAAAAGAATATAGTACAATTGGCTACAGGAACCAGACCCAGTTGACTTTAGCAATATCCTTCTACACCTTTTCACCTATTACAAATTTATTTCCAgtaagagattttttttttaaaaaagccaAAATCTTCAATTGAAACAAAGCGATGACATACTCACTGACTATCACACCAAACCAAACTAAAGGGATTCGACAAAAAGGATGTACGACTCTCAGCTCACGAAGAAGAGGATGTGCATGACAAGAATCAATTTTACCAACCTTTAATTCAATCATGTTATTGGCATCAACAATGAGTCAAGCTAACTATCCCATACCATCAAGAAATCTAAAATATATGTAAGGGGCATTCACCATAGAGTTCAAAAACATACTCTCATAATGCTCCTTGTACATATCCACCAAACGTGTGCCAATTCCTTTTCTATAATAATCCCAGTCAATGGGCTCAGGCTCCtgcaaaatatgaaaaaattaattagaaatgATAAGCAAAGGTACATATATATTCAAAAAGGAGACAAGTGGACGTGCACTATCATTGCGAACTATCTTTGGATTAGCGTAGTGCGTTTAAACAGATAATACAAAAGAGCTTTCGAGAAAgaggaaaataaaaacaaaacatctcaaATCTCCATAAATTGTTAAAAGCATATGTATCAAAACATGTTATTATCAACCAATTCGAAATTGATGATGGAGATAAACAGAATACGACATAAACTGATCCATATctgtaatcagttttcaaaatttgaccTAAAAGCCAATCGATCTATCATCTAAGAATAAAACGGAGGGAAATCGGGATCCTAAATACAAAAACCCAATGAAGACACAATAACGAGAATGAAATTAGAGAGATCTGTGAAGGAATCTATTTACCTGGCTGAACTTTGTTTGGAGTTGTGAATTAACATCGTCAAAAGCGCGACGAAGATTGGAGAATTCACGGCGAGCTTCATCGGATACAAGAAGCTTAGCCATCCCTTCCCAATCAATGCTCCGACCGGCTTTGAATGCTACATCCGCCACTTTTTTCGTCGTTCCGCTCATTTTCGCTTTCTCTTCTCTCAGACGCGATTCTGATTCTTGTTGCTGTTCTCTGCACTTGCATTCATACTGCCACTATCACTACCAATAACACGCTTACTGGGCTGGGCCGGGTTCTTTATGGGCCGGTCTATAACATGTCATCATTAGGCGTAGGCCTTGTAATTGGAAGGGGGTTGATTTGGATAAGAAAACTGGAAATGTAATTATCTCCTTTCTCTTTAAGTTTCAATcgaatatttgattattttatattaatcaaatattttatgagatTAATAGATATGCATTGTcaagtgtaaaattattttaagtagaCAATTAATCACAATCATTCATTGAACAATCTTAAAAAAATTCCACaatatatcaaaatcaattgTCATAGTTTActgttaatataaaattaatttatacgaaaggtacatatatttttattttaattaaagtatttttatattctgaatttatatttatgaagataaatctaaatttcaaactcaaaattctTATTATGTATATAGATATAAGGAGCATATCAAATGAGATAAGTTTTACATACGATGGTTAAATCTTGATCATACAATCATAATGCTCGTTAGTAAGAAGTTATTTAAGTGAGATCATGATCACttaaaaaagtcaaataaattttttttctaatcttAACCATTAATGTAtggttattttgaaatttaaatttactatGAGAGAAGGAGTGATATGGTTAAATATTGATCACAtaactatataatatataattaaaattagaaggaatttttttttaaataatcatgtACCActtaaataagttttaatataaagatttaattcataaaacttCTTTAAATATGCCATATATGTTAAGTTGATATGCCACAAGGGTTCAATAAAATTGAACTAAACTGTTAATGTTTATGTTCAAACCATAATAGTAAAACCGAATGGAACTGTTATTTTCTCTGATATGTAAAACACTGTTAAAATAAACCAAAACGATTTATAGTCTAGAAATATATGTTTTCACGGATGAGACATTTTTTGTCGTTGAGAAATTCCATGGATGGAAATAAGTGAACGATTTCCCCATTTCATTTATTCCAAAATTCAAACAAGTATTTgtccaaaaaaatatttcaaacaagTAAACCCGTCAAGTAGGCCAAAAGCCAAATTCCAAAACCTACAAGACTATGGCGACTTAGGCTTTGAATGCGAGTATGGAAGTGAGAAGATGACGGCtttgaaacaaaatagaaaGGAAGAAATTGAAGAGGTTTGATGAGAGAGTTTtgagtattttgtttttattcacatattaagtatgaatagtATAGGTTCGGGTGTGTTAGGATACATAATACggcaactttttaaaatttagatataaTACGAGTTAGGTacgttaataaaaaatttattaaacaaattatatacaCGTagaatacttataaaaaaatgtattaatcattattcataaatatataattatataatatatttttcatgtgttagaatatcaataaaaagaattaaaataaatattagttttattcTATAGCTAACAATTTAAATGCACTTTTAATTGTCCCATCTATAAAAGATATAGTTTTGAAGTCTCATTCATTATGagataattttttcaatttaaaagtaataataatatcttAAAGTGAATTATGTACATCTCCATTGatgttctaaaaaaattatcatattttttttattctttgattTTCATAGAATACGTATTTGCGAGTACATGTGAAGTATCCgagaaatatcaaataaattaatatttaaaaaataaaaataataattctaataCATCTTAAGTACATATCcacaattatatataaaatatttatctccAATAGACGTCtctattttgaaactttcacaTTTCATAGTTATTCACATTACAAAACTCCCCTATATATGTCTAGGGAATTCAATAATTGTGTTGGAGTAAGGTTTATATtaatcataaacatttttttaccaTTATCTACAAAatcactatttttaaaaatatagttgtttttctttatttatctattttctcCTCCTCTAAATCCCTCTATTTTCCACCACTCCAAGGTTCCAAACAAAAGCCTTAGTCAAAAGACATGACATTAAACTAATTTTGCCCCATCTCTACGCCCTTCTCGATGAGTTTGATTGAAATTAAAGAGAAATTAAAGAGTCTTTAAATAGTTATAcattatttagtttattttgattgaaattaaaGAGTCTCTAAATGGTTACACATTGTTTAGTTTTGTAAAGAAAGAGGGAGATTAAGACTATATACAcagttttagttttaattacAAATTGTACcaattagatattttttaagtttgtatttaattattttctttgttcTTATACTCTTGTGTTATATTATTGTAAgatgtaatttaaatatttgctttaaaaaatatgtgtatattaaaattatgattCATGGTGTGTTAAAAGAAATTTATGtgttataacaatttttagacAGTCGTTTATATCATCAATTGATTCTAGTTTCTTACACTATGTCTAGAATTAATTCTCCATACTTTCCCTCACCATGACTTATATCATCAATCGGTAGTTCTTTCATATATGATGCTTTCTACTCACAATGTACATAGTTCTCAATTAGTTGTATCAATCGATATAATTAAGACTAGATAGATGGTTGAATCATTAATTAAGAATGCTCTTGACTCCATTATATTAAGATGCCAACTCAAACAAGTTTTGTTACTAGTTGTACTTATTTGACGGGGTAGATAGTGACACATTGTGGATATATAACTAACAATGTGTgcacaaaatatatcaattaagtCACGACATTAATTTTGTGGCCATTTTGGTTATAATATATGCCACTTTAGGGGAGCTGCATCTTTATTTTAGTTCCACAGATATAATCATTATAATCATTTTCTAATGCTAAACATAACTGCACTAATCTTTCTACTAAATTCAAGGGTTTCACACGAGAGCTCTCCATAATCGTTAGAGATAATTAATgaacaagaaagaaaaaaaaacaagactAGTACTCGGTCATGATCATAATCAATAACTTAGagataattaatcattttttgatgaaaaaaaatgtGACCAGCAATGTCTGATTTTTCTAATTAATAAAACGGTAAATTTATGCTTTCATTCATTTCTAGTAGcttataaaaaattcattttctattcGTTTGAATTTTGGATTAGTGTAGTGATCAATTGCGTAATTGGTTTCTTTAAGTCTtaaccaaattaattaattagttgtaGAATATACTAGTGTTTTCAGAAACAAATCGTATAGTTTAAAAATTGTATCGAAAATCGAGTAATCTGTATGTTGGTTCAACCTAAATTGATTCTAAGTCTTTCAGAATTGGATCGAGCTGGATTAAACGGTCAAAGTTgattccaatttttttaaataaatttttaattaacttattaGTCATTATCCGATTCACCTTATTAAAACATGATATAAAAATCTCAATAATTCAACccgatttttaaaacaatttaaaaatcaGGGTACACTTGTCGCCTTTTCACAAACTATGTATACAAGCTAAGAGAatacataatataaattatacttGATGAGTTGATCATTCGCTGAACTAGGGATATACATTTATTGATTAGTATTACAATCGTGTGGAAATACTAGTATAGGAAGAAATTTCTGATTCTATCCATATGCTATACATTCACATTCGTTTTTGTTAATGTTACGAATGAATATGTGTTTAGTGAGTATAAGTTGGAAAGTAATCATGAAATTGTAGAATCTAACAAACATGGTTTAAAGGCATGGGTTCATCGATTCACTTTTGAAAAGTCTGCTTCAAACATGCTAAAGTGGACTCTTGTGGACAAATTCAAGTCATTTGTGTCTTGACTTTGAATTCTATATCACAAAATACCAAGCACAACCTTTATACGTAATTGAGGAGTTATTAACAAGTCGTTCGCAAATTAGAAATTGACATGAAGGATTAAAGTGGTCATTTTGAATAATAAGATTAAACATATCTCACTCTTTTTACGTGAATAACCTCTAGTCCCATAACAGTAAAGTATTGAATTAccatttttatatatcaaatatatatttatttgatattaaagtattgaattactatttttatatatcaaatatttattatatatttatttgatgtgCGATTTAACCACTTgtctcatttaaaatataaaaaaaaatgttgttttttgtcttcatataaaagaaaatgatgCATTGAAAAAGTGGTGAGTGAGAAAATTTGAGCGATTCGTAAAAAAAAGATTGGGTGATGTTTTGTTTCATTTgatcattataaaaaatatttttgtgtatttaaaGCTAACTTAAGTAACAAGTACCAAAATTGTTAGGAGCGAGCATTTTTCTCTACcgacaaaaaatatttttcttaaatgaaTCTATccataaattaatttgtgaccgcattaaaaatcaatttaaaacttgtaaaaaattaatttaaaaccgTTGTTAAATCACATATCGCTAATACTTAACAATAAATttagtgattaattttttaaagacagattcaataattaattttaaagattGGTCTGTGTGGCAATTTGAGTGATAGAATTAGTGATCAATTTaaacactaaatttttaatattgtaaaagtataaattttttgtcaaaaaaatagtATAGATAAATTTGCTAACACGGTGAACACATAGACGAAATAGTAAGAAATGTTTGGAAAGTAGGCCATGATGGTGATCTATGTATAAATTTGGTGGTTTGACTATCAATTTCACTTTGTTTGATGgattttatgtgatgagatgAGACATGAGAGTTCTCTCAACACAGCACATGGTTGTCAAAACAACATATTCCATTTTAGCGTAAGATATAAACAATTAATGAGATAAAGCATTAAACGGTATTACTTTGTTTCTTTTACTATGCTTTTTTTCACTCCAATGGCATGCATCGATGAAGGTTACAACTTGCACGTGATATGACATAATTAAGGTGATTTAAACGACGACGTAGCAAGAGTTTTTGCAACGCGTTTTTTTGGGCAACGAGAAGAAGAATGACAAAAAAGGTTAAAGTtgcaaattaaaagattaaaaacaaaGCGCGTTTTACTTAACCAAATGATGGAAATGTTCCATCAAcctaatcattttttatataaagtcCTCCAAATCGAAAGAACTGTTCTCACTTATATGTGCATCAAGTAAAATTGTAGCATGGGATCTCCAATTCATCTTAAACTTAAGAATCCCTTTGAAGTGATATCGtaaaattgttcaaaattttatagatgACATAGAAATAGAAATTTATTATGAATATCATTTGGATTACAAAAAACtatttatgttattaaataaatttaaatagatCAGTGATGTACAAAAGGGAAATGGATTATCTCCATTATTGTAATTTGTACCGACACTTCTTTGCTCTTATCAAGAATACAGCTCACTAAATGGGTTCTACTACCACTTCGATCTTGGGCTGAGGACAAAATAAGCTTCAATAATGAGGCAAAAAGATAACTTTTGGTTTTATTTTGGGGGGTGTCCATAGAAAGGACATGTATAAGGTACTAGGCAACATGGAATGTCACAGTAATCAAATCAAAGGGATCTTTCGTCTTTAATGAAATTCAACATCTCATACAATTTTAGGTAAATTTCTTTTTCTCATTTTCCTATATAATAATACTacaatattgaatatttttttcaacttattttgctaattgaataaacaatttaattctttCACGTtacattatataaaaaaatactcatattttttattgataattcaTTATTTAAATGCTGTATTCTTTACACATATTTGTATTCGTATATTATATATGAATCATcgatttttgataaatttataaaactcaattTATATAAACTTTTGATTTATTAAAGAAGAGCGTAGCAATGCCATGTTATTGCAGACAAAAAGCTAAAATTGTAGTTTTGTGATGTTATTAGATGATAATGAATGAACGAACTTTCTTTTGTCAAAAAATGAAGGAACTTTCACATTGTCCACGGTTTGACAATAAAGgcttaaaaacataattttctgaattaaaaaaataaaaaaggaaataataaaaaaattaggtgGTCCCAAATAGTAGATATCTATTTCAAGACTATGCTGACTCAAACT
The genomic region above belongs to Cicer arietinum cultivar CDC Frontier isolate Library 1 chromosome 4, Cicar.CDCFrontier_v2.0, whole genome shotgun sequence and contains:
- the LOC101508341 gene encoding ATP synthase subunit d, mitochondrial — its product is MSGTTKKVADVAFKAGRSIDWEGMAKLLVSDEARREFSNLRRAFDDVNSQLQTKFSQEPEPIDWDYYRKGIGTRLVDMYKEHYESIEIPKFVDTVTPQYKPKFEALLIELKEAEEKSLKESERLEKEIADVQELKKKLSTMTADEYFAKHPELKQKFDDEIRNDNWGY